In Paeniglutamicibacter kerguelensis, one genomic interval encodes:
- a CDS encoding TetR family transcriptional regulator: protein MSDHDTVIRAAIVEAAQSLLADAGADTVDALQVARKAGVDEATIREQFGCMDDLLAACLDLPFVPDQILADALGQAPSERGEIVVRTMLRVWDSHAQAAMLALVGKVFKSEMYATLLRRTIRHLILDRVMADLGYGEEESRLRGSLAASQMGGLMLARYVIKLEPLASAGHDEIARLLGPVVQHYLTGTLEAPPDAPKP, encoded by the coding sequence ATGAGCGATCATGACACGGTCATCCGCGCCGCGATTGTCGAAGCCGCCCAGAGCCTGTTGGCAGATGCCGGTGCGGACACCGTCGACGCCTTGCAAGTCGCCCGAAAGGCGGGCGTCGACGAGGCCACGATCCGTGAACAATTCGGGTGCATGGATGACTTGTTGGCCGCGTGTCTGGACCTGCCGTTCGTGCCGGACCAGATCTTGGCCGATGCCCTGGGCCAGGCGCCGTCCGAGCGTGGCGAAATCGTCGTGCGGACCATGCTCAGGGTCTGGGATTCGCACGCGCAAGCAGCCATGCTCGCGTTGGTTGGCAAAGTGTTCAAGTCGGAGATGTATGCAACCCTCCTGCGCCGGACGATCCGCCATCTCATCCTCGACCGCGTCATGGCCGATCTTGGGTACGGCGAGGAGGAATCACGCCTTCGCGGTTCACTCGCCGCGAGCCAGATGGGTGGTTTGATGCTTGCCCGCTACGTGATCAAACTCGAGCCCTTGGCGTCGGCCGGGCACGACGAGATCGCACGACTGCTGGGACCCGTGGTTCAGCACTACCTGACCGGAACCCTCGAAGCCCCGCCGGACGCCCCGAAACCATAA
- the pta gene encoding phosphate acetyltransferase, with protein MARGIYVCASVPGSGKNLVSLGLVDALHRHADRVGFFRPIVGGTDPELDPMVCMLRRLYDLDPSVCRGGLTLAAARVLLAAGHGGEIEAEAVALYSGMAKQCDVLVVEGSDLSGRDAAAEFSLNARLANSLGLPVLAVVGAGGLGSEETADSVDVARKELAASHCSLLAVMVNRADAASVAWVKAAIRPGKSGRPVYVIPEIAEISMPTVGDVAAALGLRHLAGSNELDRDVRAVKVAAMTVGNFLQVLGVGDLVIVPGDRVDVMVASLASAFSPEFPIPSAMILTDGLTPGPEVLRFLARAPFPVFAGGQDTYSVAHMVAGVRSEIHVGQRRKVAAALGAWARCVDESEMLARLALPRPATTTPLRFLHELIERARSQRQRIVLPEGDDVRVLRAAEILHRRDVCDLTILGNEAAIRELAASHGIGLDGLTLIDPATSELRDRFALEYQRMRAHKGMVPVRAREIMLEGAYFGTMMVQLNISDGMVSGAAHTTADTIRPALEFVKAREGSGTVSSVFFMLFPDRVLVYGDCAVNPEPSAEQLADIAVASADTAARFGVEPRVAMLSYATGVSSTGTAVDKVRRATELARAARPDLAIEGPIQYDAAVDASIATLKLPSSAVAGQATVFIFPDLNTGNNTYKAVEQSSGAIAVGPILQGLRRPINDLSRGSTVEDIVNTVAITAVQAQGNIADGMPGTGEAGAHRL; from the coding sequence GTGGCCCGTGGGATCTACGTTTGTGCATCCGTTCCGGGATCCGGCAAGAACCTGGTGTCCTTGGGACTGGTCGATGCCCTGCACCGCCACGCCGACAGGGTCGGCTTTTTCAGGCCGATCGTCGGCGGCACGGATCCGGAACTCGACCCGATGGTCTGCATGCTGCGGCGCCTCTACGACCTTGATCCGTCGGTGTGCCGGGGCGGCCTGACGCTCGCCGCGGCCAGGGTCTTGCTGGCGGCCGGCCATGGCGGGGAAATCGAGGCCGAGGCCGTCGCGCTGTACAGCGGAATGGCCAAGCAGTGCGACGTCCTGGTGGTCGAGGGATCGGACCTCAGTGGTCGTGACGCTGCCGCGGAGTTCAGCCTCAATGCACGCCTGGCCAACAGTCTGGGCCTGCCGGTGCTGGCCGTTGTCGGCGCCGGGGGCCTGGGTTCGGAGGAAACCGCGGACTCCGTCGACGTGGCGCGCAAGGAGCTAGCGGCATCGCATTGCTCGCTCCTGGCGGTAATGGTCAACCGGGCCGATGCCGCCTCGGTGGCCTGGGTCAAGGCCGCAATCCGACCCGGAAAGAGCGGCCGGCCCGTTTACGTCATCCCGGAGATCGCGGAGATTTCCATGCCGACGGTGGGCGACGTCGCTGCCGCCCTGGGCTTGAGGCACTTGGCCGGCAGCAACGAGCTGGATCGCGACGTCCGTGCGGTGAAGGTTGCCGCCATGACGGTGGGGAACTTCCTGCAGGTCCTGGGCGTCGGCGACCTGGTGATCGTGCCGGGGGACCGGGTCGACGTGATGGTGGCCAGCCTTGCCTCCGCATTCTCACCCGAGTTCCCCATCCCCAGCGCGATGATCCTGACCGACGGACTGACCCCGGGGCCCGAGGTGCTGAGGTTCCTGGCCCGTGCACCGTTTCCGGTCTTCGCCGGCGGGCAGGACACCTATTCCGTGGCCCACATGGTGGCGGGGGTTCGAAGCGAAATCCACGTCGGCCAACGGCGCAAGGTCGCGGCGGCCCTTGGCGCTTGGGCCCGATGCGTCGACGAGTCCGAGATGCTGGCGCGGCTGGCCCTTCCGCGTCCCGCCACCACGACGCCCCTTCGCTTTCTGCACGAGCTCATCGAACGGGCCAGAAGCCAACGACAGCGCATCGTACTGCCGGAGGGGGACGACGTCAGGGTGCTTCGCGCCGCGGAGATCCTGCACCGCCGGGACGTCTGCGACCTGACCATCCTGGGAAACGAGGCGGCCATCCGCGAGCTGGCCGCCAGCCACGGCATCGGCCTGGACGGGTTGACCCTGATCGATCCGGCAACCTCGGAACTGAGGGACCGGTTTGCCCTCGAATACCAGCGCATGCGGGCCCACAAGGGGATGGTGCCGGTGCGTGCCCGGGAAATCATGTTGGAGGGGGCGTACTTCGGCACCATGATGGTCCAGCTGAACATCTCGGATGGCATGGTCTCCGGAGCCGCCCACACCACCGCCGACACCATCCGCCCGGCCCTGGAATTCGTGAAGGCGCGGGAGGGCTCGGGGACCGTGTCATCGGTGTTCTTCATGCTCTTTCCCGACCGCGTCCTGGTCTACGGGGATTGTGCCGTGAATCCCGAGCCGAGTGCGGAACAGCTTGCCGACATCGCCGTGGCCTCGGCCGACACGGCGGCCCGGTTTGGCGTGGAGCCCCGGGTGGCCATGCTCTCCTATGCCACCGGAGTCTCCAGCACGGGAACCGCCGTGGACAAAGTCCGGCGGGCCACCGAACTGGCCCGGGCCGCCCGCCCTGACCTGGCCATCGAGGGGCCGATCCAGTACGACGCCGCGGTTGATGCGTCCATAGCGACGCTCAAGTTGCCGTCTTCGGCCGTGGCGGGCCAGGCCACGGTGTTCATTTTTCCCGACCTCAACACCGGCAACAACACCTACAAGGCCGTGGAGCAGTCCTCCGGCGCCATCGCGGTGGGACCGATCCTGCAAGGCTTGCGCCGGCCCATCAACGACCTGTCCCGGGGTTCGACGGTCGAGGACATCGTCAATACCGTCGCCATCACGGCGGTGCAGGCCCAAGGCAACATCGCCGATGGCATGCCGGGCACCGGTGAAGCGGGTGCGCACCGCCTCTAG
- a CDS encoding zinc-dependent alcohol dehydrogenase family protein → MRAWWVGQPGPIASHPLVLGHRPDPQPARGELLLDVQVCGVCRTDLHLAEGDLAPRHGRVVPGHEVVGIVRETGPDCVRFKPGDRVGVPWLGSVCGTCRFCLRGDENLCLAPTFTGWDRDGGYAELVTASEDFVYRIPPTLADEHAAPLLCSGIIGYRALKRAALPPGGRLGIYGFGGSAHLTAQMARHQGASVYVMTRSAEARALARDLGAVFVGGPTDVPPEPLDSAILFAPVGDLVPIAMRALDRGGTLAVAGIHLTDIPPLHYETDLFQERQLRSVTANTRADGEEFLALAAEMELRPTTTVYAFAAADQALVDLAGDRVTGTAVLRVQGGG, encoded by the coding sequence ATGCGCGCTTGGTGGGTTGGCCAACCCGGTCCGATAGCCTCGCATCCCCTGGTCCTGGGCCATCGACCCGATCCGCAGCCGGCCCGCGGGGAGCTGCTGCTCGACGTGCAGGTGTGCGGTGTGTGCCGGACCGATCTGCATCTGGCCGAGGGCGACCTTGCGCCACGGCACGGCAGGGTGGTCCCCGGCCACGAGGTTGTCGGCATCGTCCGCGAAACAGGACCGGATTGCGTCAGGTTCAAGCCCGGCGACAGGGTCGGGGTGCCCTGGCTGGGTTCCGTGTGCGGCACCTGCCGGTTCTGCCTTCGCGGCGACGAGAACCTGTGCCTCGCACCGACCTTCACAGGGTGGGACCGGGACGGCGGATACGCCGAACTCGTCACGGCGTCCGAGGACTTCGTCTATCGGATTCCGCCGACCTTGGCCGACGAGCATGCCGCGCCGTTGCTGTGCTCGGGCATCATCGGCTACCGTGCGCTCAAACGGGCGGCGCTGCCTCCCGGCGGCCGCCTGGGCATTTATGGTTTCGGAGGATCCGCCCACCTCACCGCCCAGATGGCCCGCCACCAAGGCGCGTCCGTCTATGTCATGACCAGGTCGGCCGAGGCACGTGCCCTCGCCCGAGACCTCGGCGCGGTGTTCGTCGGGGGCCCGACGGACGTCCCGCCCGAACCGCTTGATTCTGCAATCCTGTTTGCCCCTGTCGGGGACCTGGTTCCCATCGCCATGCGTGCACTGGACCGCGGCGGAACGCTCGCCGTGGCCGGAATCCATCTCACCGACATTCCGCCCCTGCACTATGAAACCGACCTTTTTCAGGAACGCCAGCTGCGCAGCGTCACCGCCAACACGAGGGCCGACGGCGAAGAGTTCCTGGCGCTGGCCGCCGAAATGGAGTTGCGCCCCACAACAACGGTGTATGCCTTTGCGGCCGCCGACCAGGCCCTTGTGGATCTGGCCGGGGACCGTGTCACCGGCACCGCTGTTCTGCGGGTGCAGGGCGGCGGGTAG
- a CDS encoding heavy metal translocating P-type ATPase yields the protein MVSLIKRYPVVAATLLVLLGTMIVLGMGLGLPARGIASAYALGIAVKLGWNMVTDITRGHWGIDVLAFSAILATVLVGEYIAALIICLMVSGGAALEDYAQVRATKSLSSLLERVPVWAHRVDETGTLHDVQVAELAVGDTVMVRPGEILPVDGVLLDAEGSFDESSLTGESMPVNKVVGQTLLSGAVNGARAINLRASATAANSQYSRIVELVRDAAASRAPVVRLADRYAIPFTALSYAIAGCAWWASGDPVRFAEVLVVATPCPLLIAAPVAFLAGMSRGARTGLIVKDGGTLERLASVQSVAFDKTGTLTQGVPRLRSIQPVEGFEEDRLLSLVAAAEQYSSHVLAASIVAAANARALPIAPVRDASEVATHGVSALVGEFRVAVGKPAWIRTQVDDVETYELSSGESSVYVAVDGHFAGVLVLADELRSDAAATLGQLRAMGINEVFMLTGDQQATADHIATELGLSQVRAECLPEDKVNFVRGLKRRPVMMVGDGVNDAPVLAAAEVGVAMGARGSTAATQSADVVIMTERLSQAANAVRIGKDTLRIARQSIWVGIVLSVLLMLVAAGGVLPAIIGALTQELVDLITIFNALRALKGTRRFDVLPRPRTNEQNVTA from the coding sequence ATGGTGAGCTTGATCAAGCGATACCCTGTAGTAGCTGCCACCTTGCTGGTTCTCCTCGGCACCATGATCGTGCTGGGTATGGGGTTGGGATTGCCTGCGCGGGGCATTGCCAGCGCCTATGCGCTCGGCATAGCCGTGAAGCTTGGCTGGAACATGGTCACGGACATTACACGGGGGCATTGGGGAATCGATGTCTTGGCCTTTAGCGCGATTTTGGCGACGGTTCTCGTTGGCGAGTACATTGCGGCCCTTATCATCTGCCTGATGGTTTCAGGTGGGGCGGCTTTGGAAGACTATGCACAGGTGCGCGCCACGAAGTCCCTTTCGTCGTTGCTTGAACGCGTTCCGGTGTGGGCCCACCGGGTAGACGAAACTGGAACGCTTCACGATGTGCAGGTAGCTGAGCTGGCTGTGGGAGACACCGTTATGGTACGCCCCGGAGAAATCCTTCCGGTCGACGGGGTGCTCCTCGATGCCGAAGGGTCATTTGACGAATCTTCACTGACCGGCGAATCAATGCCCGTGAACAAGGTGGTCGGTCAAACTTTGCTCTCTGGTGCGGTGAATGGAGCGCGGGCGATCAACCTCCGTGCCAGCGCCACGGCCGCCAACTCGCAGTACTCGCGCATCGTCGAACTAGTTAGGGATGCAGCTGCCTCCCGCGCCCCGGTAGTGCGCTTGGCTGATCGGTACGCGATCCCATTCACAGCGTTGTCCTATGCGATCGCCGGTTGCGCATGGTGGGCAAGCGGTGATCCAGTGCGCTTCGCCGAAGTGCTCGTAGTAGCGACCCCTTGCCCACTGCTCATTGCGGCACCGGTCGCCTTTCTTGCCGGTATGAGCAGAGGCGCACGAACCGGACTTATCGTTAAGGATGGTGGAACCCTGGAAAGGTTGGCCTCCGTGCAATCCGTTGCCTTCGACAAGACCGGCACATTGACGCAGGGCGTTCCCCGGCTTCGCTCGATTCAACCGGTCGAGGGGTTTGAAGAAGACCGCTTGCTTTCATTGGTTGCGGCTGCCGAGCAGTATTCCTCCCATGTCTTGGCGGCCTCGATCGTTGCAGCCGCCAACGCTCGTGCCCTGCCCATCGCCCCGGTCCGGGATGCCAGTGAGGTGGCCACCCATGGGGTGAGCGCCCTAGTGGGCGAATTCAGGGTAGCCGTGGGGAAACCGGCCTGGATCAGGACCCAGGTGGATGACGTGGAAACTTACGAACTTTCCTCGGGTGAATCCTCGGTCTACGTTGCAGTCGATGGACATTTTGCTGGCGTGCTGGTGCTAGCGGATGAATTGCGCAGCGATGCTGCGGCGACGTTGGGCCAACTCCGTGCCATGGGGATCAACGAGGTGTTCATGCTGACCGGGGACCAACAGGCGACTGCCGACCACATTGCCACCGAGTTGGGGCTCAGTCAGGTGCGCGCCGAATGCCTGCCCGAGGACAAAGTGAACTTTGTGCGCGGACTGAAACGCCGCCCGGTGATGATGGTTGGCGACGGGGTCAATGACGCGCCGGTCCTAGCTGCAGCAGAGGTGGGCGTGGCCATGGGCGCCCGCGGGTCTACCGCCGCCACACAAAGCGCAGACGTAGTGATCATGACCGAGCGCCTTTCTCAGGCGGCCAATGCCGTCCGCATCGGCAAGGACACCTTGCGCATTGCGAGGCAGTCAATTTGGGTTGGGATTGTGCTCTCCGTGTTGCTCATGCTTGTGGCCGCGGGAGGGGTTTTGCCGGCGATCATTGGGGCTCTGACCCAAGAGCTCGTGGACCTGATCACCATTTTCAATGCATTGCGTGCGCTAAAGGGCACCCGGAGGTTCGATGTCCTGCCACGGCCTCGGACCAATGAGCAAAATGTGACTGCCTAG
- a CDS encoding universal stress protein, protein MGLGSGKAKIIVGVDGSEASLEALRKARYLAEPLNAQIEAVGCWEFPRMYDGYLMTDIGGGIRENAAKVLNQAVTTVFGAATPTNVKINLIQGDPKSALIKASQNADLLMVGRRGHGGFHGLLIGSVSSACVAHAKCPVMVVHAPEDGEHGS, encoded by the coding sequence ATGGGGCTTGGATCCGGAAAAGCAAAGATCATCGTTGGCGTAGACGGCTCGGAGGCTTCCCTCGAAGCCCTGCGAAAGGCCCGCTACCTCGCCGAGCCTTTGAACGCCCAAATCGAAGCAGTCGGTTGCTGGGAGTTCCCAAGGATGTATGACGGGTACCTGATGACGGACATCGGAGGTGGAATTAGGGAGAACGCCGCAAAGGTCCTCAACCAGGCCGTGACAACTGTCTTCGGCGCTGCGACACCAACCAACGTCAAGATCAACCTCATACAGGGTGACCCAAAATCTGCCCTCATTAAAGCCAGCCAGAATGCCGACTTGCTCATGGTCGGCAGACGAGGCCACGGCGGATTCCACGGACTACTTATAGGGTCGGTCAGTTCTGCCTGCGTCGCACATGCCAAATGCCCAGTTATGGTTGTGCACGCCCCAGAAGATGGTGAGCACGGCTCATAA
- a CDS encoding carboxylate-amine ligase, with translation MRTFGIKEEFFIVEPLSGLPCAPPASARAELLALTAGGTGTRDEFLVCQLESNSPICTERVEALAAAQTYRHALARAAKDLGYQAVALGTPPRISDAPAVVSSGDRYRAISSLYGGLGSEHYISGLHVHVNVDDTEAGVIALNGLRRWLPALTACGSNSPYWRGTDSGFASWRNIHYRRWALHGIPPYFADMQDYEERMKLVLGADVVLDSGHVRWGARLSTMYPTLEVRVADAQLGASNSILLALVVRSLVDTSLNGAPPRFQPMPEALDLAQWQAAKFGLRGNNFDPFDGTKTSASRMLHSLMEHISDALERNGDYEYVAAGLARILERGTGAETQRRHFRKGGFSEVLENAAAAIAT, from the coding sequence ATGCGTACATTTGGTATCAAGGAAGAATTCTTCATCGTGGAACCGCTCAGCGGCTTGCCCTGTGCACCACCGGCCTCGGCCCGGGCCGAACTGCTGGCGCTCACCGCCGGCGGCACCGGAACCCGCGACGAATTCCTTGTCTGCCAGCTGGAAAGCAACAGCCCGATCTGCACCGAACGCGTAGAAGCCCTTGCGGCCGCGCAAACGTACCGCCATGCCTTGGCGCGTGCCGCCAAGGACCTTGGCTACCAGGCGGTGGCGCTCGGCACTCCCCCGCGCATCTCCGATGCTCCGGCGGTGGTGAGCTCCGGCGACAGGTACCGTGCCATCAGTTCCTTGTACGGCGGGCTCGGATCGGAGCACTACATCTCGGGCCTGCATGTGCATGTGAACGTGGATGACACCGAAGCAGGCGTCATTGCGTTGAACGGATTGCGCCGCTGGCTCCCGGCACTGACGGCGTGCGGCTCCAATTCGCCCTACTGGCGAGGAACAGACAGCGGCTTCGCATCCTGGCGCAACATCCACTACCGGCGTTGGGCTCTCCATGGCATCCCGCCGTACTTCGCAGATATGCAGGACTACGAAGAACGGATGAAACTCGTCCTCGGCGCCGATGTGGTGCTGGATTCGGGCCACGTACGGTGGGGCGCAAGGCTTTCCACCATGTACCCCACCCTTGAGGTCCGGGTGGCCGATGCCCAGCTGGGCGCCTCGAACTCGATCTTGTTGGCGCTGGTCGTCAGGTCGTTGGTGGACACGAGCCTCAACGGCGCGCCCCCTCGCTTCCAGCCCATGCCCGAGGCCCTCGACCTTGCGCAATGGCAGGCGGCAAAGTTCGGGTTGCGGGGCAATAATTTCGATCCCTTCGACGGGACGAAGACCTCCGCGTCCCGCATGCTGCACAGCTTGATGGAGCACATCAGTGACGCGTTGGAACGCAACGGCGACTACGAATACGTCGCCGCGGGGCTCGCTCGGATCCTGGAGCGGGGAACCGGAGCAG
- a CDS encoding glucose 1-dehydrogenase has translation MDRLAGKIALISGGSRGIGAAIAERFLSEGAKVVIGDVLDEDGRQLAARLGDGVRYVHLDVTKPADWERAVKETVDVFGGLGILVNNAGIVNFGRIDDYSHEQWARIINVNLTGVFNGIKAAATSLADAGAASIINISSIAGLRGYEQLSGYTASKFGVRGLTKSAALDLGGSGIRVNSVHPGVIETPMTAGMVFETDRVPLRRIGQPMEIADLVLYLAGDESAFVTGAEFVIDGGETAGTVAPRAP, from the coding sequence ATGGACAGGCTGGCCGGAAAAATTGCCCTGATCAGCGGTGGATCCCGCGGGATCGGTGCGGCCATTGCTGAAAGATTTCTCAGCGAAGGGGCAAAAGTCGTCATCGGCGACGTCCTGGACGAGGATGGCAGGCAACTGGCGGCACGGCTTGGCGACGGCGTCCGCTATGTGCATCTGGATGTGACCAAACCCGCGGATTGGGAGCGAGCGGTGAAAGAAACGGTGGATGTCTTTGGTGGTCTGGGCATCTTGGTCAACAATGCCGGCATCGTGAATTTTGGCAGGATCGACGATTACAGCCATGAGCAGTGGGCCCGGATCATCAACGTGAACTTAACGGGTGTTTTCAACGGTATCAAGGCTGCCGCCACGTCGCTGGCGGATGCCGGGGCCGCATCCATCATCAACATCTCCTCCATTGCCGGATTGCGTGGCTACGAACAACTCTCCGGGTATACGGCCTCGAAATTTGGTGTCCGCGGCCTGACCAAGAGCGCAGCCTTGGATCTGGGCGGTTCCGGAATCCGGGTCAACTCGGTGCATCCAGGGGTCATCGAGACGCCCATGACCGCCGGTATGGTCTTCGAGACCGACCGCGTTCCGCTGCGCCGGATAGGCCAGCCGATGGAGATCGCCGACTTGGTGCTTTACCTGGCAGGGGACGAATCCGCCTTTGTCACGGGTGCCGAGTTCGTTATCGACGGTGGTGAAACAGCGGGCACGGTGGCGCCGCGGGCTCCCTGA